One Tamlana carrageenivorans genomic region harbors:
- a CDS encoding GxxExxY protein has protein sequence MYNKISENIIGAAIEVHKALGPGLLESAYQECLFHELKAIGYAVQKEVSRPITYKDLELNHGYRIDLLVENKIVLELKTVEKFTDVHTAQILTYMKLGNFPLGSLINFHTKLLKNGIKRFINTNE, from the coding sequence TTGTATAATAAGATTTCAGAAAATATTATTGGAGCAGCTATTGAAGTGCATAAAGCACTTGGTCCTGGCTTATTGGAATCTGCTTATCAAGAATGTCTTTTTCATGAATTAAAAGCTATAGGCTATGCTGTGCAAAAAGAAGTTTCACGTCCCATTACTTATAAAGATTTAGAATTAAATCATGGTTATAGAATTGATTTGCTTGTAGAAAATAAAATTGTACTAGAATTAAAAACTGTTGAGAAATTTACAGATGTGCATACCGCACAAATTCTAACTTATATGAAGTTAGGTAATTTCCCATTAGGCTCGTTAATTAACTTTCACACAAAACTTTTAAAAAACGGTATCAAAAGATTCATAAACACTAACGAGTGA
- a CDS encoding class I SAM-dependent methyltransferase: protein MKKTFKLILNTIPRPILIRLSYVVRPILATYLKGSTYTDPIDGKSFKSFLPYGYGNQRSNVLSPSTLSLERHRLLWLYIKNETSFFSAPLKVLHFAPEQAFYKRFRQMKNLDYVTTDLNSPLADVKADICNLPFEDESFDMILCNHVLEHIPDDTKAMQELYRILRKGGMGILQIPQDLNREKTFEDDSITDKKERAKIFGQYDHVRVYGRDYFDKLRNIGFTVEEVDYTANLSQDLIDRYCLAQGEIIPVVRK, encoded by the coding sequence ATGAAAAAAACTTTCAAATTAATTCTAAACACCATCCCAAGGCCTATATTAATAAGGTTAAGCTATGTTGTACGACCTATTTTAGCTACCTATCTAAAAGGTTCAACATACACCGATCCTATAGATGGAAAAAGTTTTAAATCCTTTCTACCATATGGCTACGGAAATCAACGAAGTAATGTACTATCACCTTCTACCCTGTCTTTAGAAAGGCACCGCCTTCTTTGGTTGTATATAAAAAATGAAACTTCCTTCTTTTCTGCCCCATTAAAAGTATTACACTTTGCTCCCGAGCAAGCATTTTATAAGCGGTTTAGACAAATGAAAAACTTGGATTATGTCACGACCGATTTAAATTCCCCTCTAGCCGACGTCAAAGCAGATATTTGTAATCTACCGTTCGAAGACGAATCTTTTGACATGATACTATGCAATCATGTTTTAGAGCATATTCCCGACGACACGAAAGCCATGCAGGAGCTTTATAGAATTTTGAGAAAAGGCGGCATGGGTATTTTACAAATTCCGCAAGATTTGAACCGGGAAAAAACTTTTGAAGACGATTCGATTACCGATAAAAAAGAACGCGCAAAAATATTCGGACAATACGACCACGTTCGTGTTTATGGCCGTGATTATTTCGATAAACTCCGAAACATAGGTTTTACAGTAGAAGAAGTAGATTATACTGCGAACCTTTCGCAAGACCTCATTGACCGCTATTGTTTAGCCCAAGGTGAAATTATCCCCGTCGTTAGAAAGTAA
- a CDS encoding DEAD/DEAH box helicase, whose amino-acid sequence MSFQSLGLSEALLKAISKKGYTTPSPIQEKAIPPVLEGHDVLASAQTGTGKTAGFTLPLLHLLSENPKEKYKPIRALILTPTRELAAQVYANVREYSEFLNLRSAVIFGGVNQKPQAATIRQGVDILVATPGRLLDLQNQGLLSLKRVEIFVLDEADRMLDMGFLRDIEKVIKMMPEKRQNLMFSATFSKDIKKLAHGILNQPVQVEATPENTTVEAINQKVYRVAKGLKTGLIIKLINDGNWKQVLVFTRTKHGANKLCEKMDKAGITAAAIHGNKSQGARTKALSGFKSGRVRVLVATDIAARGLDIPLLPHVINFELPNVSEDYVHRIGRTGRAGAKGEAISLVSADETTFLRDIEKLIELKLPVDIVEGFEPDPNASTVPVKPGQGRQNRRPQKSKSNKPNNSGGSGEGSRRNSGRNNKSRRPKRSNEGR is encoded by the coding sequence ATGTCATTTCAATCTTTGGGACTGTCTGAAGCCCTGCTAAAAGCCATTAGCAAAAAAGGATACACAACACCATCTCCAATTCAAGAAAAAGCCATCCCACCCGTATTAGAGGGACACGATGTTTTAGCATCGGCACAAACAGGAACAGGAAAAACAGCTGGTTTTACTTTACCACTATTACATTTGCTTTCTGAAAATCCGAAGGAAAAATACAAGCCCATTCGAGCTTTAATTTTAACGCCTACGCGGGAATTGGCAGCACAAGTTTATGCGAATGTTAGAGAGTATAGCGAGTTTTTAAATTTACGTAGTGCCGTTATTTTTGGAGGTGTTAACCAAAAACCTCAAGCTGCAACTATTCGTCAGGGGGTTGATATTTTAGTAGCTACTCCTGGGCGTTTACTAGATTTACAAAACCAAGGTTTATTATCGTTAAAACGTGTAGAAATTTTTGTTTTAGATGAAGCCGACCGTATGTTGGATATGGGCTTTTTAAGAGATATAGAAAAAGTGATTAAAATGATGCCAGAGAAACGTCAGAATTTGATGTTTTCGGCAACCTTTTCAAAGGATATTAAAAAACTTGCTCATGGTATTTTAAATCAGCCAGTACAAGTTGAAGCCACACCAGAAAACACAACGGTTGAAGCGATTAATCAAAAGGTTTACCGTGTTGCAAAAGGTTTAAAAACAGGCTTGATTATTAAATTAATTAACGATGGTAATTGGAAACAAGTCCTTGTTTTTACCAGAACAAAACATGGGGCCAATAAATTATGTGAGAAAATGGATAAGGCTGGAATAACTGCAGCTGCCATTCACGGAAATAAGAGTCAGGGTGCGAGAACCAAAGCCTTATCAGGATTTAAATCGGGCCGTGTTCGTGTTTTGGTTGCTACCGATATTGCTGCTAGAGGACTTGATATTCCGTTATTACCACACGTGATTAACTTTGAGTTGCCTAATGTTTCTGAAGATTATGTACACCGCATTGGTAGAACAGGAAGAGCTGGAGCTAAAGGTGAAGCTATTTCTTTAGTGAGTGCCGATGAAACCACTTTTTTACGTGATATCGAAAAACTGATAGAGTTAAAGCTTCCGGTAGACATTGTTGAAGGTTTCGAGCCTGATCCTAATGCATCAACGGTACCTGTAAAACCAGGTCAGGGCAGACAAAACCGAAGACCTCAAAAAAGTAAATCTAATAAACCGAATAACTCTGGAGGATCTGGAGAGGGGTCACGAAGAAATTCTGGAAGAAATAATAAATCCAGACGCCCAAAAAGAAGTAACGAAGGGAGGTAA
- a CDS encoding VF530 family DNA-binding protein: MESQPNNPLHGVKLEQIINDLVAHYGWEYMGYTIKIRCFNENPSVKSSLKFLRRTPWARTKVENMYLKMLKNQKR; encoded by the coding sequence TTGGAATCACAACCAAATAATCCCTTGCATGGTGTAAAACTAGAGCAAATTATTAATGATCTCGTGGCGCATTATGGCTGGGAGTACATGGGGTACACTATTAAAATAAGATGTTTTAATGAAAATCCTTCGGTGAAATCTAGTTTAAAGTTTTTACGCCGTACGCCTTGGGCAAGAACGAAAGTGGAAAACATGTATTTGAAGATGCTAAAGAACCAAAAAAGGTAA
- the gpmI gene encoding 2,3-bisphosphoglycerate-independent phosphoglycerate mutase, protein MNKKVILMILDGWGNSPAPKVSAIDHANIPFIDSLYTKFPYATLRTDGLHVGLPEGQMGNSEVGHMNLGAGRIVYQDLVKVNLAVENKTLNKEKVLVDAFKYAKEQNKDVHFLGLLSNGGVHSHINHLLGLVDAANEFGVPNAYVHGFTDGRDVDPKSGAGFVKQLQSHIEGTNTKIATISGRYYAMDRDKRWERVKVVYDGLVKGEGEKSTDIAASIEANYANDITDEFIKPIIAVDANNEPITKIKNGDVIVFFNFRTDRGRELTEVLSQADFPEFDMKKLDLHYVTLTNYNDTYKNVNVIFNKENLTETLGEVLEKHHKKQIRIAETEKYPHVTFFFSGGREKEFEGESRILRNSPKVATYDLKPEMSAYELRDALVPELEKGDVDFVCLNFANGDMVGHTGVMEAAIKACEAVDDCVKSVITTALKNDYTTLVIADHGNCETMINPDGSPNTAHTTNPVPVILVDNELKEIKDGILGDVAPTILKLMGVPQPEAMTRHALV, encoded by the coding sequence ATGAACAAAAAAGTAATCTTAATGATCCTTGATGGATGGGGAAATTCTCCAGCCCCAAAGGTATCTGCAATCGACCATGCCAACATCCCATTTATTGATTCTTTATACACAAAATTCCCTTATGCCACCTTACGAACCGATGGTTTACATGTAGGTTTACCTGAAGGCCAAATGGGTAATAGTGAAGTTGGACACATGAACTTAGGTGCTGGCCGTATTGTATATCAAGATTTAGTAAAAGTAAATTTAGCTGTAGAAAACAAAACACTTAATAAAGAAAAAGTGCTTGTTGATGCTTTTAAATACGCTAAAGAGCAAAATAAAGATGTTCATTTTTTAGGCTTATTAAGTAATGGCGGTGTACATTCACACATCAACCATTTATTAGGTTTGGTAGATGCTGCGAATGAATTTGGTGTACCAAACGCTTACGTACATGGTTTTACCGATGGTCGTGATGTAGATCCTAAATCTGGAGCTGGATTTGTAAAGCAATTACAGTCTCACATTGAAGGAACAAACACTAAAATCGCAACTATTTCTGGGCGTTACTACGCCATGGACAGGGATAAACGCTGGGAACGTGTTAAAGTGGTATACGACGGATTAGTAAAAGGTGAAGGTGAAAAATCTACCGATATCGCAGCTAGCATTGAAGCTAATTATGCTAATGATATTACCGATGAATTTATCAAACCTATCATCGCTGTTGATGCCAACAATGAACCTATCACTAAAATAAAAAATGGTGATGTGATAGTCTTTTTTAACTTTAGAACCGATAGAGGGCGCGAATTAACCGAAGTGTTATCTCAAGCAGACTTCCCTGAATTCGACATGAAAAAGTTAGATTTACACTACGTAACGCTTACTAATTACAACGACACTTATAAAAATGTAAATGTTATTTTCAATAAAGAGAATTTAACCGAAACTTTAGGTGAAGTTTTAGAAAAGCACCATAAAAAGCAAATTAGAATTGCTGAAACTGAAAAATACCCACACGTTACTTTCTTTTTCTCTGGAGGAAGGGAAAAAGAGTTTGAAGGGGAAAGTCGTATTTTAAGAAACTCTCCTAAAGTGGCTACGTACGATTTAAAACCTGAAATGAGCGCTTACGAACTACGTGATGCTTTAGTACCAGAATTAGAAAAAGGTGATGTTGATTTTGTATGTTTAAACTTTGCTAATGGTGATATGGTTGGGCATACTGGCGTTATGGAAGCCGCTATTAAAGCTTGTGAAGCCGTTGATGACTGTGTGAAATCTGTAATTACTACAGCTTTAAAAAACGACTACACCACCTTAGTGATTGCCGATCATGGTAACTGTGAAACAATGATTAATCCAGATGGATCACCAAATACAGCACATACTACAAACCCAGTTCCTGTGATTTTAGTGGATAATGAATTAAAAGAAATTAAAGACGGGATTTTAGGTGATGTTGCTCCTACGATTCTAAAATTAATGGGAGTACCTCAACCTGAAGCCATGACTAGACACGCTTTAGTATAA
- a CDS encoding GNAT family N-acetyltransferase, translated as MAYTFKILDQDYIEHIVPLVKKLNTDNISEDLLRTRITEMFSQNYECVGVLDQDKLIGVCGLWFCTRHYSGRSVEPDHVFIEEAYRGNGLGHQFFSWIYAYVKQKGYESIELNTYVSNLRHINSIIIRGLRFWVIIF; from the coding sequence ATGGCATACACTTTTAAAATTTTAGACCAAGATTATATAGAGCATATAGTACCCTTGGTAAAAAAACTAAATACAGATAATATTTCGGAAGATTTATTACGAACACGCATCACCGAAATGTTTTCTCAAAATTATGAGTGCGTTGGTGTTTTAGATCAGGATAAACTTATTGGGGTATGCGGATTATGGTTTTGTACACGTCATTATTCGGGGAGAAGTGTGGAGCCTGATCATGTTTTTATTGAAGAAGCTTATCGCGGAAATGGTTTAGGGCATCAATTTTTTAGCTGGATTTATGCTTATGTAAAGCAAAAAGGCTATGAATCTATTGAATTAAATACTTATGTGAGTAATTTGCGTCACATAAATTCTATTATAATCAGGGGTTTAAGATTTTGGGTTATCATTTTTTGA
- a CDS encoding acetyl-CoA hydrolase/transferase family protein has translation MVNMYKVVSVEDAVKVIKNNDRVYVQAAAAAPQLLLKAMTARHEELRGVEVCHLHVEGDAPYANPELRDSFHVNSFFIGKNVRHTIAAGNGSYTPVFLSELPLLFKRNIVPLDVALIHVSVPDKHGYCSLGVSVEATLAAIDNAKTVIAQVNEHMPRTHGDGLIHYSEIDLFVEGNVPIPTHIYGEPNAIENKIGDYIANLIEDRSTLQMGVGSIPNAVLSRLHNHKDLGLHTEMFSDGVIDLILKDVINGNYKGVGPGRTLTTFVMGSKRLYDYIDDNPFVEMRSCDYTNDVSVIKQNPRMVAINSALEVDVTGQVCADSLGSKMYSGVGGQLDFMRGASLSNGGKSIMALPSTTSKGISRIVPALNHGAGVVTTRPHVHYVVTEYGVANLFGKTIKERVKALVNIAHPNHREAIDKSYFELTRY, from the coding sequence ATTGTAAACATGTATAAAGTGGTATCTGTAGAAGACGCAGTAAAAGTTATTAAGAATAACGATAGGGTTTACGTACAAGCTGCAGCTGCAGCCCCTCAGTTGTTGTTAAAAGCTATGACGGCCAGACATGAGGAGTTAAGAGGTGTGGAAGTTTGTCATTTACACGTTGAAGGCGATGCGCCGTATGCAAATCCTGAGCTTCGTGATAGTTTTCATGTGAATTCTTTCTTTATTGGGAAAAATGTGCGACACACCATAGCGGCAGGTAACGGTTCGTATACTCCTGTTTTTTTGAGTGAGTTGCCTTTGCTTTTTAAAAGAAATATTGTGCCTTTAGATGTGGCACTTATTCATGTTTCGGTGCCCGATAAACACGGGTATTGCTCCTTAGGGGTGTCGGTAGAAGCGACTTTAGCAGCTATCGATAATGCTAAAACGGTTATCGCACAAGTTAATGAGCACATGCCAAGAACTCATGGCGATGGTCTTATTCATTATTCTGAAATTGACTTGTTTGTAGAAGGGAATGTTCCCATTCCAACACATATTTATGGTGAACCTAATGCCATCGAGAATAAAATAGGGGATTATATTGCTAATTTAATAGAAGATCGAAGCACCCTACAAATGGGAGTTGGAAGTATTCCTAACGCCGTGTTGTCCCGATTGCATAATCATAAAGATTTAGGGCTTCATACCGAAATGTTTTCTGATGGCGTTATTGATCTTATTTTAAAAGATGTGATTAATGGCAATTATAAAGGCGTGGGTCCAGGTCGAACCTTAACAACTTTTGTGATGGGGTCAAAACGGTTGTATGATTATATCGATGATAACCCTTTTGTTGAAATGCGCTCTTGCGATTATACCAACGATGTGTCTGTAATAAAACAAAACCCTAGAATGGTAGCTATTAATTCGGCATTAGAAGTAGATGTTACCGGGCAGGTTTGTGCTGATTCCTTGGGGTCTAAAATGTACTCGGGTGTTGGTGGGCAGTTAGACTTTATGCGCGGTGCATCGTTAAGTAATGGCGGTAAATCCATAATGGCGTTACCATCAACGACCTCTAAAGGCATCAGTCGAATTGTGCCAGCTTTAAATCATGGTGCTGGGGTTGTAACTACTCGACCGCATGTACATTATGTGGTTACCGAATACGGTGTAGCCAATCTGTTCGGAAAAACGATAAAGGAGCGCGTGAAAGCCTTAGTTAATATTGCACACCCTAACCATAGAGAAGCTATAGATAAGTCGTATTTCGAATTAACACGATACTAA
- a CDS encoding ankyrin repeat domain-containing protein codes for MKKSIIISAIALSFSIGGAHATTEPLHLKNNRVEAYFKVNSFCVSIALGDYETVKKLIDRGANVNAKSHGMTPAMYAAKYNRVEILQLLIENGAKLKTKCDKGKTASEYAELHGAHDTKAVIEEHLESKKRKK; via the coding sequence ATGAAAAAATCAATCATTATTTCAGCCATCGCATTATCCTTTTCGATTGGGGGTGCCCATGCAACAACCGAACCATTACATTTAAAAAACAATCGAGTAGAAGCGTATTTTAAAGTGAACTCCTTTTGTGTTTCTATTGCTTTAGGTGATTATGAAACCGTAAAAAAATTAATTGATAGAGGTGCCAATGTTAATGCGAAATCTCATGGGATGACACCAGCCATGTATGCTGCTAAATATAATCGCGTTGAAATTCTTCAGTTATTAATTGAAAATGGAGCGAAATTAAAAACCAAATGTGATAAAGGTAAAACCGCTTCAGAATATGCCGAATTACACGGTGCTCACGATACGAAAGCGGTTATTGAAGAGCACTTAGAATCGAAAAAGAGAAAAAAATAA
- a CDS encoding DUF6500 family protein produces MNTVLKAKIIEVCDKKIAAKGDQVGISFYAFFKNKNDNPELLMEAATWWIQTNKLDHFEKALKIKNLVLGITTK; encoded by the coding sequence ATGAATACCGTTTTAAAAGCTAAAATTATAGAAGTTTGCGATAAGAAAATTGCCGCTAAAGGTGATCAAGTAGGTATTTCGTTTTATGCTTTTTTTAAAAATAAAAATGATAATCCTGAGTTGTTAATGGAGGCTGCTACCTGGTGGATTCAAACGAATAAGCTTGATCATTTTGAAAAGGCGTTAAAAATAAAAAATCTCGTTCTTGGAATCACAACCAAATAA
- a CDS encoding IS4 family transposase yields MNKSKNFIGHPIIKQVLNFILPKDVHRTAKKHNSDRYTKKFTTYEHLATMVFTVISGCSSLREVSSIMLACEGKINHLGLTDFPKRSTLSDANRRRSSEVFADIYHLLYKRYHRFLSDSRPLEPAVKNLKIVDSSTIPLFSDILKGVGRNPLNGKKKGGIKMHTMINAMEDVPCLIKFSSAATHDHTFLKDLELKKGSYVVFDKGYVDYEQYQKWTLEDVYFVTRQKDNARYTSLEEFDISNKVDDAVLKDEKIGLTDKNGNAFSLRRIAFWHEKHQKVYEFITNNYDLDADKIADIYKNRWQIETMFKRLKQNFPLKYFLGDNQNAIEIQIWVSLIIQLIMLVIQRKTQRNWAYSNMMSVIRYHLMTYIDLFKFLKNPEANWEEITTKNIGQLSLFDP; encoded by the coding sequence ATGAATAAAAGTAAAAACTTTATCGGACACCCCATAATCAAACAGGTATTAAATTTCATTTTGCCCAAAGATGTTCATCGGACAGCCAAAAAGCACAACAGCGATCGCTATACCAAAAAGTTTACCACCTATGAGCATTTGGCCACTATGGTATTTACCGTGATCAGTGGCTGTAGCTCACTTCGTGAGGTTTCCAGTATTATGCTTGCCTGCGAGGGAAAGATCAACCATCTAGGACTCACGGACTTTCCAAAACGCAGTACCTTGTCAGATGCTAACAGGAGAAGAAGCTCTGAAGTATTTGCCGATATTTATCATTTACTCTACAAACGTTACCATCGCTTTTTATCGGACAGCAGACCCTTAGAACCTGCAGTGAAGAACCTTAAAATCGTTGATTCCTCGACCATACCCCTATTTAGTGACATTCTTAAAGGTGTAGGAAGGAACCCGCTCAACGGCAAAAAGAAAGGAGGTATCAAGATGCATACTATGATAAACGCCATGGAAGACGTTCCTTGTCTGATTAAGTTTTCAAGCGCGGCCACGCACGACCACACCTTTTTAAAAGACCTGGAACTCAAGAAGGGCTCTTATGTGGTTTTTGACAAAGGGTATGTGGATTATGAGCAATACCAAAAATGGACACTGGAAGATGTTTACTTTGTGACTCGGCAAAAGGACAATGCTCGCTATACAAGCCTTGAAGAGTTTGATATCTCCAATAAAGTGGACGATGCTGTCTTAAAGGACGAAAAAATAGGGCTTACGGACAAAAACGGCAATGCTTTTTCCCTGAGGAGAATCGCTTTTTGGCACGAAAAGCACCAAAAAGTTTATGAGTTCATCACTAATAATTATGATCTTGATGCAGACAAAATAGCCGACATCTATAAAAATAGGTGGCAGATTGAGACGATGTTCAAGCGGCTTAAACAGAACTTTCCGCTAAAGTATTTTTTGGGAGACAATCAAAATGCCATCGAAATACAAATCTGGGTCAGTTTGATAATCCAGCTCATTATGCTTGTGATCCAAAGAAAAACCCAAAGAAACTGGGCTTATTCCAATATGATGTCCGTCATACGATACCATTTGATGACATATATCGATTTGTTCAAATTCCTGAAAAACCCAGAAGCTAATTGGGAAGAGATTACAACCAAAAACATTGGGCAATTAAGCCTTTTTGACCCATAA
- a CDS encoding BT0820 family HAD-type phosphatase, whose amino-acid sequence MTFSNQLIIAVDFDGTIVEDAYPNIGKPMIFAFETLKKLQEDGHRLILWTYRCGSKLDDAVKFCEENGITFYAVNNSFPEEEYDNSVSRKINADLFIDDRNVGGFLGWGEIYQKLTNTEPPIPEKKKGFLGLFG is encoded by the coding sequence ATGACATTTAGTAACCAATTAATTATTGCTGTCGATTTTGACGGCACCATAGTTGAAGATGCCTACCCGAATATTGGAAAACCCATGATTTTTGCTTTTGAGACTTTAAAAAAACTTCAAGAGGATGGCCACCGCCTTATTTTATGGACTTACCGTTGTGGCTCAAAATTAGATGATGCCGTAAAATTTTGTGAAGAAAATGGTATTACTTTTTATGCCGTAAATAATAGCTTTCCAGAAGAAGAATACGACAACTCCGTGAGCCGAAAAATTAACGCCGATTTATTTATTGACGACAGAAATGTTGGAGGCTTTTTAGGCTGGGGAGAAATTTATCAAAAACTCACCAATACAGAACCTCCTATTCCTGAAAAGAAAAAGGGCTTTTTAGGATTATTCGGTTAA
- a CDS encoding GNAT family N-acetyltransferase, translated as MNPSKFQIKQISAQETYKVRLPVLRPGKPVTSCIFEGDDLESTIHIGIYLEDSTIGICSFFKNKHPLILDKQQYQLRGMAVLEAYQGMGIGNKVLHYGEALLQSQNITTIWCNARKVATPFYEKCGYQIFGKPFNIPDIGTHYTMQKLL; from the coding sequence ATGAATCCATCGAAATTTCAAATAAAACAAATTAGTGCTCAAGAAACCTATAAAGTACGACTCCCTGTGTTAAGACCAGGGAAACCTGTTACATCTTGTATTTTTGAGGGAGACGATCTAGAATCTACCATCCATATTGGCATTTATTTAGAGGATAGTACCATTGGTATTTGCTCCTTCTTTAAAAACAAGCATCCTCTTATTTTGGACAAGCAGCAATATCAGCTTCGAGGTATGGCTGTTCTAGAAGCCTATCAAGGTATGGGCATAGGGAACAAAGTATTACATTACGGAGAAGCCTTGCTCCAGTCCCAAAACATCACAACCATATGGTGCAATGCTCGTAAAGTAGCTACGCCTTTCTATGAAAAATGCGGCTATCAAATTTTCGGCAAACCTTTTAATATTCCAGATATTGGCACCCACTATACCATGCAAAAATTATTATAA
- the pepE gene encoding dipeptidase PepE — MKNIIIASTSTVHGLGYLEYILEDLDLFFKGVKNIIFIPYARPGGITHDAYTDHAKQAFKKINIAVKGLHEFENPIEAITHAEAIFVGGGNTFVLTNQLYKNNLIAPLQHVVKNGTPYLGTSAGSNICGLTIKTTNDMPIVYPPSFNALGFVPFNINPHYLDPDPTSKHMGETRETRIKEFHHYNTPPVVGLREGSWLHVQGDSIVLKGNLDARIFEYDKAPYEIPTGTELNMLK, encoded by the coding sequence ATGAAAAACATCATTATAGCCAGTACATCTACCGTGCACGGTTTGGGCTATTTAGAATATATTTTAGAAGATCTGGACCTCTTTTTTAAAGGAGTAAAAAACATTATTTTTATTCCTTATGCCAGACCTGGAGGCATCACACACGACGCTTATACAGATCATGCCAAACAAGCTTTTAAAAAAATTAACATAGCCGTTAAAGGCTTGCATGAGTTTGAAAACCCGATTGAAGCCATCACCCATGCTGAAGCGATTTTTGTTGGTGGCGGTAACACTTTTGTTTTAACCAATCAACTATATAAAAACAACCTGATAGCGCCTTTGCAACATGTTGTGAAAAACGGAACGCCTTATCTGGGTACCAGTGCCGGTAGTAATATTTGCGGACTTACCATTAAAACCACTAATGATATGCCTATAGTTTATCCCCCAAGTTTTAATGCTTTGGGTTTTGTTCCTTTTAATATTAATCCGCATTATTTAGATCCCGATCCAACTAGTAAACATATGGGGGAAACACGGGAAACACGCATTAAAGAGTTTCATCATTACAACACGCCGCCGGTTGTAGGTTTAAGAGAAGGCAGTTGGCTACATGTTCAAGGCGATTCGATTGTTTTAAAAGGAAATTTAGATGCCAGAATTTTTGAATATGATAAAGCGCCTTATGAAATTCCAACAGGAACTGAATTGAATATGTTAAAGTAA
- the map gene encoding type I methionyl aminopeptidase yields MIIVKTREEIELMRESALIVSKTLGEIAKAIKPGVTTLQLDKLAEEHIRDHGAIPGFLGLYDFPNTLCMSPNSQVVHGIPNGDPLKEGDIISIDCGALKNGFYGDHAYTFAVGEIAPETEKLLQVTKESLYLGIREFKANNRVGDVGYAIQKYCEDHGYGVVRELVGHGLGRTMHEDPEMPNYGKRGRGKKFVDGMAVAIEPMINLGTQRIKQHRDGWTITTLDNKPSAHFEHNVALIDGKPELLSTFAYIYEALGIKSNEEDEFRREALVL; encoded by the coding sequence ATGATTATTGTTAAAACAAGAGAAGAGATTGAATTAATGCGCGAGAGTGCCTTAATCGTATCTAAAACCTTAGGTGAAATTGCTAAAGCCATTAAGCCTGGAGTAACGACACTACAGTTAGATAAGTTAGCCGAAGAACATATTAGAGACCACGGTGCCATTCCTGGATTCTTAGGCTTATATGATTTTCCTAACACCCTTTGTATGAGTCCGAATTCACAAGTAGTTCATGGGATTCCTAATGGCGATCCTTTAAAGGAAGGTGATATTATCTCTATCGATTGTGGTGCTTTAAAGAATGGTTTTTATGGCGATCATGCGTATACATTTGCCGTTGGCGAAATCGCTCCCGAAACCGAGAAACTACTTCAAGTGACTAAAGAATCATTATATTTAGGTATTAGAGAGTTTAAGGCCAATAATCGCGTTGGTGATGTTGGCTATGCGATCCAAAAATACTGTGAAGATCATGGTTATGGCGTGGTACGCGAATTGGTTGGTCATGGCTTAGGACGCACTATGCATGAGGATCCAGAGATGCCAAACTATGGAAAACGCGGACGCGGAAAGAAATTCGTTGACGGTATGGCGGTAGCTATCGAACCCATGATTAACTTAGGGACACAACGTATAAAACAACACCGTGATGGTTGGACTATTACGACTTTAGATAACAAACCTTCGGCGCATTTCGAGCATAATGTTGCTCTAATTGACGGTAAGCCAGAATTGCTTTCTACTTTTGCTTACATCTATGAAGCTTTAGGGATTAAGAGCAATGAAGAAGATGAGTTTCGTCGTGAGGCTTTGGTGCTTTAA